From the uncultured Trichococcus sp. genome, one window contains:
- a CDS encoding RidA family protein, which translates to MSGYNTVLARNTENAPKSSLSTQSVAFSHYNHLSAQLPLDPKTGKMVADGVKEQAEQCLKNMKAIVESVAHVMDDVVAVTVFLKDSADMAAVDEVYTTFFQNGVPARTTLAVSALPMDALVQMEALVSNGEGTIPNAPQVGDLVKVTNNTSYAPVSPLSAQSVAFSHYNHLSAQLPLDPATGKMVAGGVKEQAGQCLKNIKAILESMDVPFDDIVKVNIFLNDLSDMEVVNEVYTTFFPDSAIARAVAYVPARTIVAASGLPLDALVQIEAVVSHGDGTPPQAVEDRHGLIIEARNTEDAPKDALSTQTVAFSHYNHLSAQLPLDPKTGKMVAGGVKEQAEQCLKNIKAIVESIDHAMDDVVKVTVLLKNYADMAAVDEVYTTFFPSGIPARTTFAVSALPMDALVQIDAVVSNAEGTPPIA; encoded by the coding sequence ATGAGTGGCTACAACACAGTATTAGCAAGAAATACAGAAAACGCACCAAAAAGTTCTCTATCTACACAATCGGTAGCTTTTTCCCATTACAATCATCTATCCGCTCAGTTACCGCTGGATCCAAAAACAGGCAAAATGGTAGCCGATGGCGTGAAAGAGCAGGCGGAACAATGCCTGAAAAATATGAAAGCAATCGTCGAAAGTGTTGCCCATGTTATGGATGATGTGGTCGCAGTCACTGTATTCCTTAAAGACAGCGCTGATATGGCGGCTGTAGATGAAGTTTACACAACCTTTTTCCAAAACGGTGTTCCTGCACGGACAACGCTCGCAGTTTCAGCGCTGCCTATGGATGCTTTGGTGCAAATGGAGGCACTTGTGTCAAACGGGGAAGGTACAATTCCAAATGCGCCGCAAGTAGGCGATCTCGTAAAGGTTACAAATAATACGTCGTATGCGCCAGTAAGTCCGTTATCTGCGCAATCGGTAGCTTTTTCTCATTACAATCATCTATCCGCTCAGTTACCACTGGATCCAGCAACAGGCAAAATGGTAGCCGGTGGCGTGAAAGAACAGGCTGGACAGTGCTTGAAGAATATAAAGGCAATTTTAGAAAGTATGGATGTTCCTTTTGACGACATTGTTAAAGTAAATATCTTCCTTAACGATCTCTCGGATATGGAAGTTGTAAATGAAGTTTATACAACCTTTTTCCCGGACTCAGCTATCGCCAGAGCCGTAGCCTATGTGCCCGCCCGAACAATTGTTGCGGCTTCAGGATTACCACTGGATGCTTTGGTACAAATCGAAGCGGTGGTATCACACGGAGATGGTACACCTCCGCAAGCAGTAGAAGACAGACACGGGCTCATCATAGAAGCCAGAAATACGGAAGATGCGCCTAAAGACGCACTGTCTACACAAACGGTAGCTTTCTCTCATTACAATCATCTATCCGCTCAATTACCGCTGGATCCAAAAACTGGCAAAATGGTAGCCGGTGGCGTGAAAGAGCAGGCTGAACAGTGCTTGAAAAACATCAAGGCGATTGTTGAGAGTATCGATCACGCAATGGACGATGTGGTCAAAGTAACTGTGCTTCTTAAAAATTATGCTGATATGGCTGCTGTAGATGAAGTTTATACAACCTTTTTCCCAAGCGGTATTCCTGCACGGACAACATTTGCAGTTTCAGCGCTGCCGATGGATGCTTTAGTCCAGATCGATGCAGTTGTATCAAACGCCGAAGGAACACCTCCAATAGCTTAA
- a CDS encoding aldo/keto reductase, producing MRNSPEGSLKRLGTDFIDLYYIHRVDPDIPIEEVADSGRAENWGFVGSWLGVKL from the coding sequence TTGAGAAATTCTCCAGAAGGCTCTTTAAAACGTCTGGGAACGGATTTTATTGATTTGTACTATATTCATCGTGTGGATCCTGATATTCCAATTGAAGAAGTGGCAGACTCTGGAAGAGCTGAAAATTGGGGTTTTGTTGGTTCCTGGCTAGGTGTAAAATTGTAG
- a CDS encoding family 1 glycosylhydrolase, with the protein MAKLAAVLETEYYPNHQAVDFYHRYKEDIKLFAEMGYSILRLSISWARIFPNGDDKEPNQAGLDFYRSVFEECRKYNIEPLVSIWHFDTPLALEENYGGWTNRKLIDFYVKYAETIFQ; encoded by the coding sequence ATGGCAAAATTGGCGGCTGTCCTAGAGACTGAATATTATCCCAACCACCAAGCAGTGGACTTTTATCATCGTTACAAAGAAGATATCAAGTTGTTTGCTGAAATGGGCTACTCAATTTTGCGTTTATCCATCTCATGGGCCCGGATTTTTCCCAATGGTGATGACAAAGAGCCAAATCAAGCGGGTCTTGATTTCTATCGTTCAGTTTTTGAAGAATGCCGCAAATACAATATCGAACCCTTGGTTTCCATTTGGCATTTTGACACACCCCTTGCTTTAGAAGAAAACTATGGTGGCTGGACCAACCGGAAACTCATTGATTTCTATGTAAAGTATGCGGAGACAATCTTTCAATGA
- a CDS encoding family 1 glycosylhydrolase, protein MVSATTGEMRKRYGFIYVDMDDEGHGSLDRTPKDSFYWYQKVIETNGRSLSVKLIYTKIRNKKIERRNSI, encoded by the coding sequence ATTGTCTCAGCGACAACTGGTGAAATGCGTAAACGATATGGTTTCATCTATGTGGATATGGACGATGAAGGTCATGGGAGTCTTGACCGGACACCAAAAGATAGCTTTTACTGGTATCAGAAAGTAATTGAAACTAATGGACGCAGTCTTTCGGTAAAACTAATTTATACTAAAATCAGAAACAAAAAAATCGAAAGAAGGAATAGCATATGA
- a CDS encoding glycoside hydrolase family 1 protein: MTFPKGFLWGGATAANQLEGAYNEGGKGLSIFDMVQFVPKEERGNEIEMDVRSKKELEDLLAGKGGDNFPKRRGIDFYHRYEEDIALFAEMGFKTFRMSISWPRIFPNGDDREPNEEGLAFYDKVFDELLKYGIEPLVTLSHYEIPLTLVQKYNGWTDRRVVEYFVHYAETVFDRYKGKVKYWLTFNEINVSTMSPYIGSGILIDEVEHKEQAVYQALHHQFVASARAVKACHEMIPDAMIGCMLARMEVYPETCSPDDVLEALKEDQMNLFFTDVQVRGYYPSFMLSYFEENDIKIDMLPGDEEILLQHTVDYLSFSYYMSMVASGAPDKKKEKGNFFSGVKNPYLESSDWGWQIDPKGLRITLKKMYDRYQVPLFIVENGLGAYDKVEEDGSINDDYRIDYMRAHIEQMREAIKEGVDLMGYTSWGCIDLISASTSEMSKRYGFIYVDQDDYGNGTLERSKKKSFDWYKQVITTNGAVFFVLFFVKKAKMRVQKPVTLSMCN, encoded by the coding sequence ATGACATTTCCAAAAGGTTTTTTATGGGGCGGCGCTACGGCTGCAAACCAATTAGAAGGAGCTTACAACGAGGGCGGTAAAGGCCTTTCCATTTTTGATATGGTTCAATTTGTACCAAAAGAAGAGCGTGGGAATGAAATTGAAATGGACGTCAGAAGCAAAAAAGAATTAGAAGATCTTTTAGCAGGAAAAGGTGGCGACAACTTCCCGAAACGCCGTGGTATCGACTTCTATCACCGTTATGAAGAAGATATTGCACTGTTTGCAGAAATGGGATTTAAAACATTCCGTATGTCCATCTCTTGGCCTCGTATTTTTCCAAATGGTGATGACAGGGAGCCAAACGAAGAAGGGTTAGCTTTCTATGACAAAGTATTCGATGAATTATTGAAGTATGGCATTGAGCCACTTGTGACCTTATCTCACTATGAAATTCCACTTACATTAGTTCAAAAATACAATGGCTGGACAGATCGACGTGTAGTTGAATACTTTGTTCATTATGCAGAAACGGTATTTGATCGTTACAAAGGAAAAGTGAAATACTGGTTAACGTTCAATGAAATCAATGTTTCAACGATGTCTCCATATATTGGTAGTGGTATTCTTATAGATGAGGTAGAACACAAGGAGCAAGCGGTTTATCAAGCCTTACATCATCAGTTTGTAGCCAGCGCCAGAGCGGTCAAGGCCTGTCATGAAATGATCCCTGATGCCATGATCGGTTGTATGCTGGCTCGTATGGAAGTCTATCCGGAAACTTGCAGTCCGGATGATGTATTGGAAGCACTGAAAGAAGACCAAATGAACCTATTCTTCACTGACGTTCAGGTTCGTGGGTATTATCCAAGCTTCATGTTAAGTTATTTTGAAGAAAATGATATTAAGATTGACATGCTTCCTGGCGATGAAGAAATATTACTGCAACATACAGTGGATTACTTATCCTTTAGTTACTACATGTCAATGGTTGCCAGCGGAGCACCTGATAAGAAGAAGGAAAAAGGGAACTTCTTCAGTGGTGTGAAAAACCCTTATTTAGAGTCATCTGATTGGGGATGGCAAATCGATCCTAAAGGATTGCGCATTACCTTAAAGAAAATGTACGATCGCTACCAAGTACCGTTGTTTATCGTGGAAAATGGACTTGGAGCCTATGATAAAGTAGAGGAAGACGGCTCAATCAACGACGATTATCGTATCGATTACATGCGTGCACATATTGAGCAAATGAGAGAAGCAATCAAAGAGGGTGTAGATCTTATGGGGTACACAAGCTGGGGTTGTATCGATTTAATCAGTGCAAGTACCTCTGAAATGTCCAAACGATACGGTTTCATCTACGTTGACCAAGACGATTATGGCAATGGCACGTTAGAGAGAAGCAAGAAAAAATCATTTGATTGGTACAAGCAGGTAATTACTACAAATGGAGCTGTATTTTTTGTATTGTTTTTCGTTAAAAAAGCGAAAATGCGTGTCCAAAAACCCGTTACATTATCTATGTGCAATTAA
- a CDS encoding IS1380 family transposase: MATLHEKKLQFNSKLTVSNTGGNLSTDSGLILVKEFMDSLNFSDLSKQHLEIEDKRLYHTHDNFSLMEQLIYQNIAGYSTDSSANLLKQDPIFKVVLDKSNLASQASLSRFWDRISEENISQLQELNQAMIDKVRLARNTTEMIFDLDSTHSDTYGNQEKTDYNAHYQTNGYHPLVAFDGLTGDFLKAELRSGNVYTSTGIGAFVEPLFEHYNQVVPVSNILVRGDSGFATPELYDLCEVYGSFFVIRLKANRNLSKLAESFIQIDDNHPWDKKEVVYSSTSYQAKSWSKERRVCIKSTREADELLFRHEYIITNYSNNVSAETVFRTYSKRGTMENFIKEAKNGFYFDKTDSPSFLENHARMMVSLLAYNIVNFMRTLCFTSGAASMQVDTIRLRLFKVAGKLVRTGRRLLLKLSSHHVHQELFYQVLGNIQQLCW, encoded by the coding sequence ATGGCTACATTACATGAAAAAAAGTTACAATTCAACTCTAAATTGACGGTTTCAAATACGGGTGGAAATCTATCCACCGACTCTGGGCTGATTCTCGTCAAAGAATTTATGGATTCCCTTAATTTTTCCGACCTATCAAAACAGCATCTGGAAATAGAGGACAAACGACTCTATCATACCCATGATAATTTTTCTTTGATGGAACAGTTGATTTATCAAAACATCGCCGGCTATTCGACCGATTCCTCCGCAAACCTGTTGAAGCAAGACCCTATTTTTAAGGTGGTTTTGGATAAATCCAATCTTGCCTCTCAGGCTTCACTTTCCCGATTCTGGGATCGCATAAGCGAAGAAAATATTTCTCAGCTGCAAGAGCTTAATCAAGCCATGATCGATAAGGTACGGTTGGCAAGAAATACGACGGAAATGATTTTCGACTTGGATTCGACCCATTCAGATACGTATGGAAACCAAGAGAAAACTGATTACAATGCGCATTATCAAACCAATGGCTACCATCCGTTAGTCGCTTTCGATGGATTGACGGGAGATTTCTTAAAAGCAGAACTTCGTTCTGGCAACGTCTACACGTCTACTGGCATTGGCGCTTTTGTGGAGCCGCTTTTTGAACATTATAACCAAGTGGTTCCTGTCAGCAATATTCTCGTCCGTGGAGATAGCGGGTTCGCTACTCCGGAACTTTACGATCTCTGCGAAGTTTATGGCAGCTTCTTTGTGATCCGCTTAAAAGCAAATCGAAACCTTTCGAAACTGGCGGAGAGCTTTATTCAGATTGATGACAATCATCCTTGGGATAAAAAAGAAGTCGTTTATTCTTCAACATCCTACCAAGCAAAAAGCTGGTCCAAAGAACGCCGCGTTTGTATCAAATCGACACGCGAAGCAGACGAGCTCCTATTCCGACATGAATACATCATCACCAACTACTCAAATAACGTCTCTGCGGAAACAGTCTTTCGGACGTACAGCAAACGTGGCACAATGGAAAACTTCATCAAAGAGGCGAAGAATGGCTTCTATTTTGATAAGACCGATAGCCCTTCATTTTTAGAGAATCACGCACGCATGATGGTAAGCCTGTTGGCTTACAACATCGTTAACTTTATGCGTACACTTTGTTTTACAAGCGGAGCGGCCAGCATGCAGGTGGACACAATCCGATTACGCCTCTTTAAGGTCGCAGGTAAACTAGTTCGAACAGGACGTAGACTACTGCTGAAACTCAGTTCTCATCATGTCCATCAGGAACTGTTCTATCAAGTCCTTGGAAATATCCAGCAACTCTGTTGGTAA
- a CDS encoding helix-turn-helix transcriptional regulator: MKVGEIVRDIRLSKKLKSKNVYHDILTRPAASRFERGLSDTTTDKLFKILANLNISLDEFYFIYNDHKPDIDHYFMSEYSRSFNLNDLT; the protein is encoded by the coding sequence ATGAAAGTAGGCGAAATAGTTAGAGATATTCGACTATCAAAAAAGCTGAAATCGAAAAATGTATACCATGATATTTTGACTCGTCCTGCAGCCTCACGATTTGAGAGAGGTTTAAGTGATACTACTACTGACAAGCTGTTTAAAATATTGGCTAATTTAAATATTTCTCTAGATGAATTTTATTTTATTTATAATGATCATAAACCGGATATTGACCACTATTTTATGAGTGAGTATTCTCGATCGTTTAATCTAAATGATTTAACCTGA
- a CDS encoding GNAT family protein, which yields MEYNCYGQPIGPSLKESCFRELNATIIEGNTCDLIHASESHAHLFYTDIFQKGLTPPDWTYLPFSSFPSEEAFSDIFKKTFLSDDPYFFGIWNKEHSKVLGTLSLMRNDRQNGVIEVGYVIYSQQLKKSIQATEAQYLLAKYVFENLGYRRYEWKCDSLNEPSKLAAKRLGFEYEGTFRQAVVYKNRNRDTSWFSMLDCEWDRNKKRLEKWLSPDNFDQDGKQLLSLNNLK from the coding sequence ATGGAATATAACTGCTACGGGCAACCTATCGGACCAAGTTTAAAAGAAAGTTGTTTTAGAGAACTGAATGCAACAATAATAGAAGGAAACACTTGCGATTTAATCCATGCATCAGAGAGCCATGCACACTTATTCTATACCGACATTTTCCAAAAAGGACTTACTCCGCCAGATTGGACTTATCTGCCCTTCTCATCCTTTCCATCAGAAGAAGCGTTTTCTGATATTTTCAAAAAGACTTTTTTGTCCGACGACCCTTACTTTTTTGGAATTTGGAATAAAGAGCATTCAAAAGTGCTAGGCACTCTTTCGCTAATGCGTAACGATCGACAAAATGGCGTTATCGAAGTAGGTTATGTAATATATAGCCAGCAATTGAAAAAAAGCATTCAAGCTACCGAAGCACAGTATTTGTTGGCAAAGTATGTTTTTGAGAATTTAGGGTATAGAAGATACGAATGGAAATGCGATAGTCTAAACGAGCCTTCTAAATTAGCTGCAAAGAGATTAGGATTTGAATACGAAGGCACATTCCGGCAGGCAGTTGTATACAAAAATAGAAACCGCGATACATCGTGGTTCTCAATGCTTGATTGTGAATGGGACCGTAATAAAAAAAGGCTTGAAAAATGGTTATCGCCGGATAATTTTGACCAAGACGGAAAACAGCTGCTTTCTTTAAACAACCTAAAATAA
- a CDS encoding triose-phosphate isomerase: protein MAKTNICTPFFVFNPKSYLFGENLLELVREADTLAEEFPISIFVTAPFADVAGVSSNSKNIIVTAQHLDGINPDKGMGHVLPESLYEAGARAVFLNHAERPLTLNGLAKAITRAAELEIITIVCADSIAEAKAITMLKPDIILCEPSELIGTGKTSDESYVKETIEAVKSLNPNVLVMQAAGISTTDDVYRTILLQADGVGCTSGIVKANDPKKMLRDMVGATVKASNENNK, encoded by the coding sequence ATGGCAAAAACTAATATCTGTACACCATTCTTTGTTTTTAACCCCAAATCCTATTTGTTTGGAGAAAACTTATTGGAACTAGTCAGAGAAGCAGATACACTAGCCGAAGAATTTCCGATTTCAATTTTCGTAACCGCGCCCTTTGCCGATGTTGCAGGTGTTTCATCAAATTCCAAAAATATTATTGTGACAGCTCAGCATTTAGATGGCATTAATCCGGATAAAGGAATGGGTCATGTGTTACCCGAATCACTTTATGAAGCCGGTGCACGTGCAGTATTTCTAAATCACGCTGAACGTCCCTTGACTCTGAATGGGCTAGCTAAAGCAATTACGCGCGCAGCTGAACTTGAAATAATCACAATTGTATGTGCAGATTCAATTGCAGAGGCAAAGGCAATCACAATGCTCAAACCCGATATTATTTTGTGCGAACCTTCAGAGTTAATTGGTACCGGTAAAACAAGCGATGAAAGCTATGTTAAAGAAACAATCGAAGCTGTTAAGAGTCTTAATCCGAATGTATTAGTTATGCAAGCAGCTGGAATCAGCACGACAGATGATGTTTATAGAACAATTTTGCTGCAAGCTGATGGAGTCGGATGTACCAGTGGTATAGTGAAAGCAAATGACCCCAAAAAAATGCTGAGAGATATGGTTGGGGCGACTGTAAAAGCATCGAATGAAAATAATAAATAA
- a CDS encoding FTR1 family protein: protein MEQVAKLWESGASFVALALVTTFIYWMIQHGRNMVSTVESSVSQNLSAFGIASVAFIMVAREGVEVAIFTFAGQYGIVALFAGITAALILAILINHSLVKVNLRILFNITLAYLILQAGFLLGYGIHEGLSALGSMNLISSDSPLFIKAFDLSETIFYHKEGLLGLPMYVLFGWYSKPEILQFILQYLYTGSLFYIWHRQINKETSKLNSLAQ from the coding sequence ATGGAGCAAGTGGCAAAATTATGGGAGAGCGGAGCAAGCTTCGTTGCGTTGGCATTAGTGACTACGTTCATCTATTGGATGATTCAGCACGGCCGAAACATGGTCTCGACTGTGGAAAGCAGTGTCAGCCAAAATCTGTCTGCCTTTGGGATTGCCAGCGTTGCTTTCATAATGGTGGCGCGTGAGGGCGTAGAGGTTGCGATCTTCACTTTTGCCGGACAGTACGGCATCGTAGCACTGTTTGCGGGGATTACAGCAGCTTTGATTTTGGCAATTCTGATCAATCATTCGCTGGTGAAAGTTAATTTAAGGATTCTGTTCAACATCACCTTGGCCTATCTTATCCTACAGGCCGGCTTTTTGCTTGGGTACGGTATCCATGAGGGCCTATCCGCTCTGGGATCAATGAACCTGATATCCAGCGACAGTCCGCTGTTCATAAAAGCTTTTGACCTATCTGAGACTATTTTTTACCATAAAGAAGGGTTGCTGGGCTTGCCAATGTATGTTCTGTTCGGATGGTATTCCAAACCAGAAATACTTCAATTTATTCTGCAATACCTCTACACGGGTTCGCTTTTCTACATTTGGCACAGGCAAATAAACAAAGAAACGAGTAAATTAAATTCGCTCGCGCAATAA
- a CDS encoding IS110 family transposase encodes MEVMVETCCGIDVHQKSIVCCILDGPLDTNKPKKQHRTFGTTTKKLREALTLTLILANPQHIKNLPGKKTDMNDAEWIAQLGRCGLIHPSYIPCEEVQQLRLLTRRRKAYTERITQCKNEIHNILQRANIKLTSYLSDIYGITGITLLEMFIDGEVITEQTILPKIHGKVKATAAELVEAMDGKLSFEDRFLLGQSLEHYRHSVNQVEEITVVIKQYVLERFEREYNLLIELPGVSAIVACVILSEIGPNVEAFKSQGNLASWAGVCPGSYESAGIKKSSHTTQGNKYLKSILFQAGGTAGRSKDEAFHNLYARISGRSSKMKAIIACAHKMIRVIYKILSTGEHYDAKKALGLRQQARAN; translated from the coding sequence ATGGAAGTTATGGTTGAAACCTGTTGCGGAATCGATGTGCATCAAAAGTCTATTGTCTGTTGTATACTTGACGGCCCGTTAGATACAAACAAACCAAAAAAACAGCATCGTACCTTTGGTACAACAACAAAGAAACTTCGAGAAGCATTGACATTGACGTTGATTCTGGCGAATCCGCAACATATTAAAAATCTTCCTGGAAAGAAGACAGACATGAACGATGCGGAATGGATTGCCCAACTTGGTAGATGTGGTCTGATCCATCCATCCTACATCCCTTGCGAAGAAGTTCAACAATTGCGGCTTCTGACAAGACGTCGGAAAGCCTATACCGAACGTATCACCCAATGTAAAAATGAAATTCATAATATTTTACAACGGGCGAACATTAAGCTAACGAGTTATCTTTCGGACATCTATGGCATTACTGGAATAACGTTACTCGAAATGTTCATTGATGGAGAAGTAATTACAGAACAAACGATTCTTCCCAAAATTCACGGGAAAGTCAAAGCTACTGCAGCTGAGTTGGTTGAAGCGATGGACGGTAAATTATCTTTTGAAGATCGATTCCTTCTAGGGCAATCTTTGGAACATTATCGTCATTCGGTAAATCAAGTAGAAGAAATTACAGTTGTAATCAAGCAATATGTTTTGGAGAGATTTGAGCGAGAGTATAATCTCCTTATTGAACTTCCTGGAGTCAGTGCTATCGTTGCTTGCGTGATTTTGAGTGAAATTGGCCCAAATGTAGAGGCCTTCAAATCACAAGGCAACTTAGCATCGTGGGCGGGAGTATGCCCAGGATCTTACGAGAGCGCTGGAATAAAAAAATCTTCCCATACAACACAAGGAAATAAGTATTTAAAATCCATCCTTTTCCAGGCCGGAGGCACTGCGGGAAGATCAAAAGATGAAGCGTTCCATAATCTATACGCCCGTATTTCTGGTAGAAGTTCGAAGATGAAGGCAATCATCGCCTGTGCACATAAAATGATTCGAGTAATTTATAAAATCTTGAGCACTGGCGAACATTACGACGCAAAAAAAGCTCTAGGACTGCGGCAACAGGCTAGAGCAAACTAA
- a CDS encoding LysR family transcriptional regulator encodes MDTNIQKYLAFVKTVEYGSFTKAAEILILNYSQSGISRITQIQQF; translated from the coding sequence ATGGACACAAATATTCAAAAGTATCTGGCCTTTGTCAAAACAGTTGAGTATGGGAGTTTCACAAAAGCAGCCGAAATCCTGATCCTGAACTATTCTCAATCCGGCATCAGCCGGATAACACAAATTCAACAATTTTAG
- a CDS encoding YbaK/EbsC family protein, with protein MFYVSAIQKTSPSHFGTPLQQKVYSALEALKIPFERVNTDEAITMEDCTTIEAKLAMRMVKTLFLCNRQKTAFYLFITVGDKPFHSKKFSAALDVARVSFAPSELMQTMLGTNIGAATVFSSLLDTENNVQIVFDRDVLLNEWYGCSDGTTTGYMKVRTEDIYGKFLPFTNHIPVTVEVQYGDL; from the coding sequence ATGTTCTACGTAAGCGCCATTCAGAAAACTTCCCCTTCTCATTTTGGGACGCCGCTTCAACAAAAAGTCTATTCGGCCCTGGAGGCATTAAAAATACCTTTTGAGAGGGTCAATACAGATGAGGCCATCACAATGGAAGACTGCACCACGATCGAGGCAAAGCTCGCTATGAGAATGGTAAAAACACTGTTCCTCTGTAATCGGCAGAAAACAGCTTTTTATTTGTTCATCACTGTGGGCGACAAACCCTTTCATTCCAAAAAATTTAGCGCTGCATTGGACGTGGCTCGGGTCTCCTTCGCCCCCTCTGAGTTGATGCAGACCATGCTCGGAACAAACATCGGTGCAGCCACTGTTTTCAGCAGCCTTTTGGACACAGAAAACAACGTTCAGATTGTCTTTGACAGGGATGTCCTGTTGAACGAATGGTATGGGTGCAGTGACGGCACAACGACGGGATATATGAAAGTGCGCACAGAGGATATTTACGGGAAATTTTTGCCTTTCACAAACCATATTCCGGTTACGGTGGAGGTGCAATATGGGGATTTATAA
- the proB gene encoding glutamate 5-kinase, with the protein MGIYKNRIVVKVGTSTLTNELGKSDLRSFDRLACVLSDIQNMGYEVILVSSGAIAIGTNKLKMKTRPKSMRAKQAAAAVGQCSIMHLYDKFFSDYDKTIAQILLNAEDIEQEEKKDNLTNTFNALLEMGVIPVVNENDSVSYTEIESTDRLFGDNDMLSAVVAVLCGAKKLIILSDINGFYDSDPRLNPEARLIQRIEKIDEGVYSLAGGAGSRRGTGGMKTKLQAASLATSQGTDTIITNGKNPEALYGIMKDQPTGTLFVAQSQ; encoded by the coding sequence ATGGGGATTTATAAGAATAGGATTGTAGTGAAAGTTGGCACTTCCACCCTCACAAATGAGCTGGGAAAAAGTGATCTGCGGTCTTTTGATCGGCTTGCATGCGTGCTGTCTGATATACAGAACATGGGATACGAGGTGATTCTGGTTTCTTCTGGTGCGATTGCCATCGGAACCAACAAGTTGAAAATGAAAACAAGGCCGAAGAGCATGCGTGCAAAACAAGCCGCGGCAGCTGTGGGACAATGCAGCATTATGCATCTGTATGATAAATTTTTTTCGGATTACGATAAAACAATCGCTCAAATACTTCTTAATGCGGAAGATATCGAGCAGGAAGAAAAGAAGGATAATTTGACGAACACATTTAATGCGCTGCTCGAAATGGGCGTAATTCCTGTAGTAAATGAGAATGATTCGGTGAGCTATACAGAAATAGAGTCGACGGATCGTTTATTTGGCGACAATGATATGCTGTCTGCTGTCGTCGCCGTCCTTTGCGGGGCCAAAAAACTGATCATCCTATCCGATATCAATGGATTTTACGATAGCGACCCTCGGCTGAATCCCGAAGCGCGATTGATCCAGCGAATAGAAAAAATTGATGAAGGCGTATATTCTCTCGCAGGCGGCGCCGGATCCAGGCGCGGAACAGGTGGGATGAAAACGAAGCTGCAAGCCGCAAGCTTGGCTACTTCTCAAGGTACAGATACCATTATCACCAACGGTAAAAATCCTGAAGCTTTGTATGGGATTATGAAGGATCAGCCTACAGGAACACTGTTTGTTGCGCAGTCACAGTAA